CCGTGAATGTGCACCTTGGTCGGCAGGTTGAAGCCAGCCGTCTTGAGCATGGCGGGCCAGAACAGCGTGTGAAAATACGTGATGTCCTTGCCGATGAAGTGGTGGATCTCGGTGTCGTTGCTCTGCCAGTAACGCGACAGCCCGTAGTCGTTCTCCTTGCACCACTGCCAGGTCGAAGCGATGTAGCCAATCGGAGCGTCGAACCAGACGTACCAGTAGTTGCCCGGCGAGTCGGGAATCTCGAAGCCGAAATACGGAGCGGGTCGCGAAACGTCCCAGTCGCGAAGCGGCTCAGACAAAAACTGTCCCTTGAGATAATTCCGCACTTCCGGCTGCAGATGATCTCCGGTCTGCGTCCACTCATCGAGGAAGTCGTGCAGATTCTCGATGTTCACGAACAGGTGAGGAGCCGAGCGCACTTCCGGCGTGGTGCCTGAAAGTGTCGACACGGGATTGAGGACCTCACTCGGACTGTACGTGGAGCCGCAGACTTCGCAGTTGTCGCCGTACTGATTCTCCGCCTTACATTTCGGGCAGGTTCCTTTGACGAACCGGTCGGCCAGAAACGTTCCGGCTTCGGTGTCGAACAGCTGAGTGACTTCGCGTTCAGAAACCAGGCCGGCATCGCGGAGCGCGACCCAGACTCGATTGCAGAGCTCTTTGTTCTCGGCACTGTTGGTGCTGCCGTAGTTGTCGAACTCAATCCGAAAATCGGTGAAGTCCTGCAGATGGGCTTCCCGCATTTCGTGGATCAGTTCCTCTTCGCTGCGGCCCTCCTGGCGGGCGCGGATCATGATCGCCGTGCCGTGCGTGTCATCGGCACACACAAACAGGCATTCGTGGCCCCGGAGCTTCTGGAAGCGGACCCAGATATCGGTCTGGACATACTCGACCAGATGCCCGATATGAATGTGGCCGTTGGCGTACGGGAGCGCTGCTGTAACTAGGATCCGCCGGGACATACTGTTCCTCGAGTTCTAAAGGTGATTCCGGCGCTGATTGTAATGAACGGGCAGAAACGTGCCAAACGGCGGGATTGAAAACGGAATCCGCGTGATCCGCCGCCCGATTCACACGTTGAAACAAAATTCCGTCTCGGCATCCCTGCCGTCTCGGACACGATGACATCTCTGAAGTTCCCTGAAATCAAGGATATCACCATGCTCTCCACCACAACTCCTTCTGTAGAAGGTCACTCGATTCGCGAATACCGAGGTGTCGTCACAGGCGAGGCGATCCTCGGAGCGAATGTCTTTCGCGACTTCTTCGCCAGCATCCGCGACTTGGTCGGGGGCCGCTCCGGCTCCTACGAACGTGTCCTGCAGGATGCCCGGCTGACGGCTCTGCGGGAAATGGAGCAGCAGGCGTCCGAGCTGGGGGCCAACGCGGTCGTCGGGATCGATATCGATTACGAGTTTCTGGGAGCCCAGAATGGGATGATGATGGTTTCGGCGAGCGGAACGGCTGTCGTGCTCGACTAAGTTGCCCCAACGAGCCGATGGTGCAAGATCTTGCACGATAAGGGTCTTGGGAAACAAGCCCCCCCATGTTCCCCGACCGATTC
This region of Rubinisphaera margarita genomic DNA includes:
- a CDS encoding heavy metal-binding domain-containing protein, with amino-acid sequence MLSTTTPSVEGHSIREYRGVVTGEAILGANVFRDFFASIRDLVGGRSGSYERVLQDARLTALREMEQQASELGANAVVGIDIDYEFLGAQNGMMMVSASGTAVVLD